ACAGCGCGGCGACGGTGGAAAGTATGGAGGCGCAACTGATCCTGGTGCTGTCCGGCGCCTACATCGGTTACCTGCCCGAACATTACGCCCAGGCCTGGGCCGACAAGGGCGACCTGCGGGTGCTGTTGCCGGCGACCTTCGGTTATCAGGCGCCGTTCTCGATGATCGTGCGCCGGGGCCGCAGCCGCGAACCGCTGATCCAGACCTTCCGCGATCTGCTCAAAGCACAGCTCAATCAGGCGTAAGACCATGTCCAGACTCCAATGCCCCCGCTGCCTGCGCCCGCAAAGCCATTGCCTGTGCCCGCTGATCCCCAGCCTCGACAGCCGTACCCGGGTGTTGCTGTTGCAGCATCCGAGCGAAGTGAACCATGCGCTGAATACCGCGCGGCTGGCAGCCCTGGGTTTGACCAATGCCGAGCTGATCGTCGGCGAGGTGTTCGAGGATTTGCCGGCACTGCTCAATCAACCGGGGTATCAGGCGCGGTTGTTGTTTCCCGCTGACGATGCGCAGCCGATGCAGGCCTACACCGCTTCCGATGATCCGTTGCTGCTGGTGGTACCGGACGGCACCTGGCGCAAGGCGCGCAAGATGCTGCACCTCAACCCGCTGCTGGCGGCATTGCCCAGGGTGACATTGGCCGAGGGCGGCGTGTCCCGTTACCGGCTGCGCAAGGCACCGGGGCCGGGGGCGTTATCGACGGTGGAGGCGATCGTGCAGGCGTTGCAGGTGCTGGAAGCGCCGGCTTCGTTCGAGGCGTTGTTAAAGCCGTTCGAGGCGTTGATCGAGGGGCAGATTGCGGCGATGGGGGAGGAGGTCTTTCAGCGTAATCATGGGCGGAAATAATGGTTGTCTGTGCTGGCCTCTTCGCGAGCAGGCTCGCTCCCACAGTTGATCGCATTTCCCTGTGGGAGTGAGCCTGCTCGCGATAGCGATAGAACAGGCAGCCAAAAAATCTGTTCGGGACTACCTTTCGCGCATCGCCTCAGTCCGCGCCTTCAGCACCGGCTTGAGCAGATAATCCAGCACGGTCTTCTCCCCGGTAATGATATCCACCGTCGCCACCATCCCCGGAATGATCAGCAGCGGTTTCACATCTCCGCCCAAATGGTTTTTATCGGTGCGCACCTGAATCAGGTAGAAGCTGTTGCCCTTGTCATCGGTGATGGTGTCGGCGCCGATCAGTTCAAGCTTGGCGCTCAGGCCGCCATAGATCGTGTAGTCGTAGGCGCTGAACTTGACCATGGCTTTCTGTCCTGGATGCAGAAACGCGACGTCCTGTGGCCGCACCTTGGCCTCGATCAGCAAGTTGTCTTCGAACGGTACGATTTCCACCATGTCGCTGCCCGGCTGAACCACGCCGCCAATGGTGTTGACCTTGAGCACCTTGATGATACCCTTGACCGGCGAGGTCACGGTGGTGCGGGTCACGCGGTCGTCGATGGCGATGCTCGACGCGGTGATTTTCGACAGGTCGGTGCGTTTCTCATTCAGTTCCTTGGCCGCTTCCGAACGGAAGGTTTGCTCCGATTCGTCGATCTTGCTCCTGATCTCGGCAATCGCCGATTCGGCCCGGGGAATCGCCAGGTTGGTGGCGTTGAGCGAGCCGCGGATTTCCACGGCACTGCGTTTAAGCCGCAGGATTTCAACGGGTGACACGGCGCCGGTCTTGACCAGCGGTTCGGACATGCCCATTTCCTGATTGACCAGCGCCAGGCTCGAACTGTACTGCCCGGCCTTGGAGCGAAACTCCGCCAGCTCCTGGGTTTTCTGCCGAAGCTGTTCGCTCAGGGTGCGCTGTTCACTGGCCAGGCGACGTTGCCGTTGCTCGTACAGCGCGCGCTCGTCCTCGGCCACTTGCGGCGCCTTGGCGATCACTTCATCCGACAGCTTCAGAGGCCGTCCCTCAGCCTCCGCCGATAAACGTTCGACCTGTGCGGTCAGGGCATAACGATCGGCCTCGCTTTCGCCCTTGTTCGACAGGTAGCGCGTGTCATCGAGGCGCAACAGGGTGTCGCCCTTGTTCACCATTTGCCCCTCGCGCACGAAGATCTCGGTGACGATGCCGCCCTCGAGGTTCTGGATCACTTGCACCTTGCTCGACGGAATCGCCTTGCCTTCGCCCATGGTGACTTCCTGCAGCACGGCGAACTTGGCCCAGACCAGCGCACTGATCAGCAGCGCCGCCGCCAGCCACACGGTAATGCGCGACCAGCGCGGTGAATCCTGCAGCGCCGCGCCGGCGGTTTCCGGCATGAATTCGGCCTCGGCGCTTTTGCCGAAACTGTCGAGGTAGCCACGTTCTTTCGGGGTAGCCGGTTGAGAGGCAGACATGGGCGACTCCTAGACTGCCGCAGAGCCGACACGGCCCTTGCGCAGTGCATCAATGACCGCTTCTTTCGGCCCGTCGGCGACGATCCGCCCGTTGTCCAGCACGATCAGCCGATCCACCAGGCTGAGCATCGAGGTGCGGTGGGTGACCAGCAGTACGGTTTTGCCCTGGACTAGGCCGTGGAGTTTTTGCCGCAGGACGTCTTCGCTGCTGTTGTCCATGGCGCTGGTGGGTTCGTCGAGCAACATGATCGGCGGGTCCAGCAGCATGGCCCGGGCCAGCAGCACCGCCTGGCGCTGCCCGCCGGAGAGCAGTTGCCCACGCTCGCCCACGGGCCGGTCGAAGCCTTGCGGGTGTTGCCGGGCCAGTTCGGTGACACCGGTCAGTTCCGCCACTTCCAGCATCCGCGAGTCGCTGATGTAACGCGCGCCGAGGGTCAGGTTGTCGCGCAGGCTGCCGGCCAGCAGCGGCAGGTCGTGGGCCACGTAGCCGATCTGATGGCGCAGGTCGGCGACGTCCAGTTGCCGCAGGTCCAGGCCATCGAGCAGCAGTTGGCCTTCCCCCGGTTCGAGGAAGCCCATGACCAGTCGTGCCAGAGTGCTTTTGCCCGAACCGCTGCGCCCGATGATGCCGATCCGTTCGCCGGGTTTGACGCTGAAACTGATGTTGGCCAGCGCCGCCGCGCTCTGGCCGTTGTAGTGGAAGGTCACGCCGGTCACGTCCAGCGCGCCTTGCAGATGGGTGCGCTCCAGTGGCCGCTGCCGGGCGTCGCGTTCCTGGGGCAGGGCCATCAGGGCGTCGGTGCTTTTCATGGTCAATTGCGCTTGCTGGTAACGGGTGATCAACCCGGCGATTTGCCCCAGCGGCGCCAACACCCGGCTGCCGAGCATGTAGGTTGCCACCAGCGCGCCGACGCTGAGGTTGCCTGCGATGATGCTGTAGACCCCGGCGACGATGGTGGCCATGCCGGAAATCTGTTGGATGAACAGTGTGCCGTTGGTGGCCAGCGCCGCCAGATTGCGTGCGTGGCTGTCGAGGCGGGTGAGGGCGCCGTGGGTGCTCTCCCATTTGTGCTGGCGTTCGCTTTCGGCGCTGCAGGCCTTGAGTGTCTCCAGGCCGCCGAGGGTTTCGATCAGCAGGGCCTGGCGTTCGGCGCCCAGGGTCAGGCTTTTTTGCACGGTGTCGCGCAGACGCGCCTGAATCACCATGGCGAAGATGATCGTGATCGGAAAGGCCAGAATCGGAATGACTACCAGCCAGCCGCCCAACAGGCCGATCACCAATAGCATCAGCAGGGCAAAGGGCAGGTCGATCAGGCTGGTGAGCGTCACCGCCGTCAGAAATTCCCGCAGCCCCTGGAAGTCATGGATGCTTTGGGCAAAACCGCCAATGGTCGCCGGTTTGGCTTTCATCGCCATGCCGGTGATGCGTTCGAACAAAGTCGCGGAAAGGATCACGTCGGTCTTCTTGCCGGCGGTGTCCAGCAAATGCGCGCGCACCACCCGCAGCACCAGTTCGAAACCGGTGCCGATCATCAAGCCGATGACCAGCACCCACAGGGTCGAGGTGGCCTGGTTCGGCACCACGCGGTCGTAGGTCTGCATCACGAACAGCGGCACCATCAACCCCAGCAGGTTGATCAGGAAGCTCGCCAGGATCGCATCGCTGTACAGCCATTTCGA
This genomic interval from Pseudomonas putida contains the following:
- a CDS encoding type I secretion system permease/ATPase, translated to MTSMEPGNTGVDPRLSFDDPLLDGLLILCKLHGATVSRGSLSAGLPMAKQRMSLDLLPRAAARAGLQARLLRRDLKDISPLNLPVLLLLNNDRTAVLRRIGEDGRVLILPSEADGGEQWISPEELAEHYSGQALFARPRHELEDLRSPLVPRVQAWFRDTLKLSKWLYSDAILASFLINLLGLMVPLFVMQTYDRVVPNQATSTLWVLVIGLMIGTGFELVLRVVRAHLLDTAGKKTDVILSATLFERITGMAMKAKPATIGGFAQSIHDFQGLREFLTAVTLTSLIDLPFALLMLLVIGLLGGWLVVIPILAFPITIIFAMVIQARLRDTVQKSLTLGAERQALLIETLGGLETLKACSAESERQHKWESTHGALTRLDSHARNLAALATNGTLFIQQISGMATIVAGVYSIIAGNLSVGALVATYMLGSRVLAPLGQIAGLITRYQQAQLTMKSTDALMALPQERDARQRPLERTHLQGALDVTGVTFHYNGQSAAALANISFSVKPGERIGIIGRSGSGKSTLARLVMGFLEPGEGQLLLDGLDLRQLDVADLRHQIGYVAHDLPLLAGSLRDNLTLGARYISDSRMLEVAELTGVTELARQHPQGFDRPVGERGQLLSGGQRQAVLLARAMLLDPPIMLLDEPTSAMDNSSEDVLRQKLHGLVQGKTVLLVTHRTSMLSLVDRLIVLDNGRIVADGPKEAVIDALRKGRVGSAAV
- a CDS encoding tRNA-uridine aminocarboxypropyltransferase, with the protein product MSRLQCPRCLRPQSHCLCPLIPSLDSRTRVLLLQHPSEVNHALNTARLAALGLTNAELIVGEVFEDLPALLNQPGYQARLLFPADDAQPMQAYTASDDPLLLVVPDGTWRKARKMLHLNPLLAALPRVTLAEGGVSRYRLRKAPGPGALSTVEAIVQALQVLEAPASFEALLKPFEALIEGQIAAMGEEVFQRNHGRK
- a CDS encoding HlyD family type I secretion periplasmic adaptor subunit, coding for MSASQPATPKERGYLDSFGKSAEAEFMPETAGAALQDSPRWSRITVWLAAALLISALVWAKFAVLQEVTMGEGKAIPSSKVQVIQNLEGGIVTEIFVREGQMVNKGDTLLRLDDTRYLSNKGESEADRYALTAQVERLSAEAEGRPLKLSDEVIAKAPQVAEDERALYEQRQRRLASEQRTLSEQLRQKTQELAEFRSKAGQYSSSLALVNQEMGMSEPLVKTGAVSPVEILRLKRSAVEIRGSLNATNLAIPRAESAIAEIRSKIDESEQTFRSEAAKELNEKRTDLSKITASSIAIDDRVTRTTVTSPVKGIIKVLKVNTIGGVVQPGSDMVEIVPFEDNLLIEAKVRPQDVAFLHPGQKAMVKFSAYDYTIYGGLSAKLELIGADTITDDKGNSFYLIQVRTDKNHLGGDVKPLLIIPGMVATVDIITGEKTVLDYLLKPVLKARTEAMRER